The Shewanella sp. MTB7 genome includes a window with the following:
- the betB gene encoding betaine-aldehyde dehydrogenase codes for MSLVIYPNYIHGQALNNETGETFEVTNPATGKVSYLVEVADEKIQQAAIKSAKEGFNTWSKMTAMERSRILLKAVALLRERNDELAAIEVTDTGKPWQEASVVDVVTGADSIEFFAGLAPSIEGNQQTVGDDFYYTRREPLGICAGIGAWNYPLQIACWKAAPALACGNVMIFKPSEETPLGALKLAEIFTQAGVPDGVFNVIQGDGRVGAWLTNNEEIAKISFTGEVGTGKKVMAAAASSLKQVTMELGGKSPLIIFNDADIDNAVSAAMLGNFYTQGEICTNGTRVFVQQDIYPIFVEKLLQRTRDNIVCGDPMDPATNFGALISKDHQDNVLSYIEIGKQEGAELLAGGHALTPDNSPNGYFVAPTIFGQCSDEMTLSKEEVFGPVMSLLPFSDENEVIRRANGTRLGLAAGVFTQDITRAHRVIHQMQAGICWINAYGASPAEMPVGGYKMSGIGRENGSETLKAYTQIKAVYVGMQPLESPF; via the coding sequence ATGTCACTAGTTATTTACCCAAATTATATCCACGGCCAAGCGCTCAATAATGAAACAGGCGAAACCTTTGAAGTCACCAATCCAGCCACAGGAAAGGTCAGCTACTTAGTCGAAGTCGCTGACGAGAAAATTCAACAAGCCGCCATCAAAAGTGCTAAAGAGGGATTCAATACCTGGTCAAAAATGACCGCCATGGAGCGCAGCCGGATTTTATTGAAAGCCGTTGCGTTGCTACGTGAACGCAACGACGAACTCGCAGCAATTGAAGTAACAGACACTGGTAAACCTTGGCAAGAAGCGTCTGTTGTCGATGTGGTAACAGGGGCCGACTCAATTGAATTTTTTGCAGGACTTGCACCCAGCATCGAAGGTAATCAGCAAACCGTTGGTGATGATTTTTATTATACCCGCCGTGAGCCTCTGGGGATTTGTGCTGGTATTGGCGCATGGAACTATCCATTACAAATTGCTTGTTGGAAAGCCGCACCTGCGCTGGCTTGCGGTAATGTAATGATCTTTAAACCATCAGAAGAAACACCACTTGGCGCACTGAAGTTGGCTGAAATATTCACCCAAGCTGGCGTTCCCGATGGCGTGTTTAACGTCATTCAAGGCGACGGCCGTGTCGGTGCTTGGCTAACCAATAATGAAGAGATAGCCAAAATCTCTTTCACCGGTGAAGTCGGTACAGGTAAAAAAGTGATGGCCGCAGCAGCCAGCTCGCTTAAACAGGTCACCATGGAGCTTGGCGGAAAATCACCATTGATTATCTTCAATGACGCTGACATCGACAATGCTGTCTCAGCAGCTATGTTGGGCAATTTTTACACCCAAGGTGAGATCTGCACCAACGGCACTCGCGTATTTGTACAACAAGATATCTACCCTATCTTTGTCGAAAAACTACTGCAGCGTACCCGAGATAATATCGTCTGTGGCGATCCTATGGATCCTGCCACCAACTTTGGTGCTCTTATTTCCAAAGATCATCAAGATAACGTCCTCAGTTATATCGAAATAGGCAAACAAGAGGGCGCCGAACTGTTAGCAGGTGGTCATGCGTTAACGCCTGACAATAGCCCTAACGGCTACTTTGTTGCGCCGACTATCTTCGGCCAATGCAGCGATGAGATGACGCTTAGCAAAGAGGAGGTCTTTGGCCCAGTGATGTCACTGCTACCTTTTAGTGATGAAAATGAGGTGATCCGCCGCGCTAACGGTACCCGTCTAGGACTCGCCGCAGGCGTATTTACCCAAGACATTACTCGCGCCCACCGTGTTATTCATCAAATGCAGGCCGGAATTTGCTGGATCAATGCCTATGGTGCATCACCGGCAGAAATGCCAGTAGGTGGCTATAAGATGTCAGGGATTGGCCGCGAAAATGGCAGCGAAACACTCAAAGCTTACACCCAAATCAAAGCCGTATACGTTGGTATGCAGCCTCTTGAAAGTCCATTTTAA
- a CDS encoding FAD-dependent oxidoreductase, producing MSNDFQFIEVDRKDPVKHPAKKRATQFIEIYQPFAQTQVDEQADRCLDCGNPYCEWKCPLHNYIPNWLKLAQQGRILEAADLVHETNTLPEICGRVCPQDRLCEGACTLNDEFGAVTIGNVEKYITDTAIAQGWRPDLTKVTPRKERVAIIGAGPAGLGCADILARNGVQAVVFDKNPQIGGLLTYGIPSFKLDKSVMATRREVLEGMGIEFQMGINVGKDITFEKLIADYDAVFLGMGTYTAMKAGLPGEDAQGVHQALPYLIGNTHHIMGTSDPESPYLSLKDKKVVVLGGGDTAMDCVRTAIRQGAAEVTCVYRRDEANMPGSRREVQNAKEEGVKFLFNRQPVAIDTQEGVVTGITCVETQMGAADRSGRRRAEAIEGSEALLDADAIIIAFGFQPSPAAWLKDHNVDLDQWGRVIAPKAADNPFQTSNPKVFAGGDMVRGSDLVVTAIAEGRDAALGILNTFED from the coding sequence ATGAGTAATGATTTTCAATTTATTGAAGTTGACCGCAAAGATCCCGTAAAGCACCCAGCAAAGAAACGTGCTACGCAGTTTATCGAGATCTATCAACCATTTGCTCAGACTCAAGTCGATGAGCAAGCCGATCGTTGCCTTGACTGCGGTAACCCCTATTGTGAGTGGAAGTGTCCGCTACACAACTACATCCCAAATTGGCTAAAGCTCGCCCAGCAAGGACGTATATTAGAGGCCGCTGATCTGGTTCATGAAACTAATACCTTACCGGAGATTTGTGGCCGAGTTTGTCCACAAGATAGGCTTTGTGAAGGTGCCTGTACCCTCAATGATGAGTTTGGAGCGGTCACTATCGGCAATGTAGAAAAATACATTACTGATACCGCCATTGCTCAAGGCTGGCGTCCCGACTTAACCAAGGTCACACCTCGTAAAGAGCGCGTCGCCATTATAGGCGCTGGACCAGCTGGTTTAGGTTGTGCTGATATTCTTGCCCGTAATGGTGTCCAAGCTGTGGTATTTGATAAGAATCCACAGATTGGTGGCTTGCTCACCTATGGTATTCCATCCTTTAAGTTGGACAAATCCGTCATGGCTACCCGCCGTGAAGTGCTCGAAGGCATGGGGATTGAGTTCCAAATGGGCATTAACGTGGGCAAAGATATCACTTTCGAAAAGCTCATTGCTGACTATGATGCTGTTTTTCTCGGCATGGGCACTTACACTGCAATGAAAGCAGGTCTACCAGGTGAAGATGCTCAAGGTGTTCATCAAGCCCTGCCCTACCTTATCGGTAACACTCACCACATTATGGGGACGAGTGATCCTGAGTCTCCCTATCTAAGCCTAAAAGACAAAAAAGTAGTGGTGCTCGGCGGTGGTGATACCGCCATGGATTGTGTTCGAACTGCCATACGTCAAGGCGCTGCAGAGGTCACTTGTGTTTATCGACGCGATGAAGCCAATATGCCAGGTTCTCGCCGTGAAGTGCAAAATGCCAAAGAGGAAGGAGTGAAGTTCCTCTTCAACAGACAACCCGTTGCGATTGACACCCAAGAGGGTGTCGTCACTGGCATCACCTGTGTTGAGACTCAGATGGGAGCAGCGGATCGCAGTGGCCGTCGCCGCGCAGAAGCCATTGAGGGCAGTGAGGCACTTTTAGACGCTGATGCCATCATCATTGCCTTTGGTTTCCAGCCAAGCCCTGCTGCTTGGCTAAAAGACCATAATGTCGACTTAGATCAATGGGGACGCGTTATCGCCCCTAAAGCAGCCGACAATCCATTTCAGACCAGCAATCCGAAAGTGTTTGCTGGTGGTGATATGGTACGCGGTTCAGATCTGGTGGTCACCGCCATCGCTGAAGGGCGAGATGCGGCTCTAGGTATTCTCAATACCTTTGAGGACTAA
- a CDS encoding nucleoside hydrolase — protein sequence MIKKIILDTDPGIDDVMAIMFAEAHPEIELKAITTIFGNVTIDTATHNALYLKQKYQLQADVVKGVSKPLVRPPVGPTVMVHGESGFGDVEVPVKVEGAADTRSAHQYIIDAVKAEPNEITLVAIGPLTNLALALQAEPDIVNLVKEVVVMGGAFGVNDHRGNVTPYAEANIHDDPHAADIVFSASWPVVIIGLDVTEQSFFTGNYLDRLRDDAGEVGQFIWDVSRFYLKFYKQRVGIDACHVHDPSAIAYVIDPELFTLRDGPVRVVTEGPAEGMTIQKFDDQNYPHDEWSKHTPQRVGVAVKDTELLEIYRQCIIDYAHRMR from the coding sequence ATGATAAAGAAAATCATATTAGACACAGATCCAGGTATCGATGATGTTATGGCCATCATGTTTGCAGAGGCGCACCCAGAGATAGAGCTAAAAGCCATTACCACCATTTTCGGTAATGTGACGATAGATACAGCGACTCATAATGCGCTTTACCTAAAACAGAAATACCAATTGCAAGCTGATGTAGTCAAAGGGGTGAGCAAACCATTAGTTAGGCCACCGGTTGGACCAACGGTAATGGTTCATGGTGAGAGTGGCTTTGGTGATGTAGAGGTGCCGGTCAAGGTTGAGGGCGCGGCCGATACTCGCAGTGCACATCAATATATCATCGATGCGGTTAAGGCTGAGCCGAATGAGATCACGCTTGTGGCAATAGGCCCTTTAACAAACTTGGCGTTAGCGCTGCAGGCTGAGCCTGATATCGTTAATCTTGTCAAAGAAGTGGTGGTGATGGGAGGTGCTTTCGGGGTTAATGATCATCGTGGGAATGTAACTCCTTATGCTGAGGCTAATATTCATGATGATCCCCATGCGGCGGATATTGTTTTTAGCGCATCGTGGCCTGTGGTGATTATTGGTCTGGATGTCACCGAACAGAGTTTCTTTACGGGGAATTATCTTGATCGACTTCGAGATGATGCTGGTGAAGTTGGACAGTTTATCTGGGATGTTAGTCGATTCTACTTGAAGTTTTACAAGCAAAGAGTGGGTATAGATGCCTGTCATGTTCATGACCCTTCGGCCATCGCTTATGTGATAGACCCAGAGCTGTTTACGCTAAGAGATGGGCCCGTGCGAGTGGTTACAGAGGGACCAGCAGAGGGAATGACGATTCAAAAGTTTGATGATCAAAATTATCCCCATGACGAGTGGTCAAAGCATACTCCACAGAGGGTAGGTGTGGCAGTAAAAGATACTGAACTACTGGAGATCTACAGACAGTGCATCATAGATTATGCTCATAGAATGCGTTGA
- the betA gene encoding choline dehydrogenase, which produces MTSSTSEKYDYIIVGAGSAGCVLANRLSADSNNKVLLLETGGSDKSIFIQMPTALSIPMNTKKYAWQFETEAEPYLDNRRMHCPRGKVLGGSSSINGMVYVRGHARDFDEWQQEGAKDWDYAHCLPYFKKAESWAFGEDDYRGVDGPLGVNNGNNMKNPLYQAFVDAGVDAGYLTTADYNGAQQEGFGPMHMTVKNGVRWSTANAYLRPAMKRSNLTVITHALVHKVLFDGKKAIGVHFERKGKHFDVLANKEVVLSAGSIGSPHILQLSGVGAAETLAKAGIERIHELPGVGENLQDHLEFYFQFKCLKPISLNGKLDPLNKLLIGTRWILDKSGLGATNHFESCGFIRSKAGLEWPDLQYHFLPAAMRYDGKEAFAGHGFQVHVGHNKPKSRGSVKVTSNDAHVAPAIQFNYLSHQDDIEGFRACVRLTREIINQPALDEYRGEEIQPGTSVQSDEEIDSFVRSSVESAYHPSCTCKMGEDAMAVVDSQTRVHGLQGLRVVDSSIFPTIPNGNLNSPTIMLAERAADLILGKTPLAPSSAKVSISDNWQQQQRLTLPAR; this is translated from the coding sequence ATGACCTCATCTACAAGTGAAAAATACGACTACATTATCGTTGGTGCAGGCAGTGCGGGCTGCGTGCTGGCTAACCGATTATCAGCAGACTCAAATAATAAGGTGTTGCTACTCGAAACCGGCGGTAGCGATAAGAGCATCTTTATTCAGATGCCAACGGCACTCTCCATCCCGATGAACACCAAGAAATATGCTTGGCAGTTTGAAACTGAAGCAGAGCCTTATCTTGATAACCGCCGCATGCATTGCCCGCGAGGCAAGGTATTAGGCGGCTCATCATCGATTAATGGCATGGTGTATGTTCGCGGCCATGCCCGAGATTTCGATGAGTGGCAGCAAGAGGGAGCAAAAGATTGGGATTATGCCCATTGCCTGCCCTACTTTAAGAAAGCTGAAAGCTGGGCGTTTGGCGAAGATGATTATCGTGGCGTCGATGGCCCATTAGGGGTCAATAACGGCAACAATATGAAAAACCCTCTGTATCAGGCTTTTGTCGATGCGGGCGTGGATGCAGGATATTTGACAACGGCCGATTACAATGGCGCTCAGCAAGAGGGTTTTGGCCCTATGCACATGACCGTTAAAAATGGTGTGCGCTGGTCAACCGCTAATGCCTACTTAAGGCCGGCCATGAAACGTTCAAACCTAACGGTGATCACCCATGCCTTGGTACATAAAGTACTTTTTGATGGTAAAAAAGCCATCGGTGTTCACTTTGAGCGTAAAGGTAAACATTTCGACGTGCTTGCCAACAAAGAAGTGGTGCTGTCTGCTGGCTCGATTGGCTCGCCCCATATACTGCAACTCTCAGGTGTCGGTGCTGCTGAGACATTGGCTAAGGCTGGTATTGAACGGATACACGAGCTACCAGGCGTCGGTGAAAATTTACAGGACCACCTCGAGTTCTATTTCCAGTTTAAGTGCTTAAAACCAATATCGTTGAACGGTAAGCTCGATCCACTAAACAAGCTGTTAATCGGTACGCGTTGGATATTGGATAAGTCAGGACTCGGCGCAACCAACCACTTTGAATCTTGTGGATTTATCCGTTCAAAAGCAGGACTTGAGTGGCCGGACCTCCAGTACCACTTCTTGCCAGCTGCTATGCGCTATGACGGCAAAGAAGCCTTTGCTGGTCACGGTTTTCAGGTACATGTTGGTCACAACAAACCTAAGAGTCGCGGCAGCGTAAAAGTGACTTCAAACGATGCCCATGTTGCACCGGCCATCCAATTTAATTATCTCTCTCATCAAGATGATATCGAAGGTTTCCGCGCCTGTGTTCGCTTAACCCGTGAAATCATCAATCAGCCAGCACTGGATGAGTACCGCGGCGAAGAGATCCAGCCCGGCACTTCAGTACAAAGCGATGAAGAGATAGACAGCTTTGTCAGAAGTTCCGTTGAGAGTGCCTACCACCCATCTTGCACGTGCAAAATGGGTGAAGATGCTATGGCGGTTGTCGACTCACAGACCCGAGTCCACGGTTTACAAGGTCTTAGAGTGGTTGACTCCTCTATTTTCCCCACTATTCCCAATGGCAACCTTAACTCGCCGACCATCATGTTAGCCGAACGTGCAGCCGATCTTATTCTAGGTAAGACGCCACTAGCACCAAGCAGTGCAAAGGTCAGTATTAGTGATAACTGGCAACAGCAACAACGGCTCACACTACCAGCAAGATAA
- the gltB gene encoding glutamate synthase large subunit translates to MSLYHPSFERDNCGFGLIAQMDGEPSHRIVRTAIHGLDRMKHRGGIAADGRTGDGCGLLMQLPVKFFEAIAAENDWHLSRKFAVGMFFLNQNEQLADQAKLLLERELEKETLSVAGWRKVPVNADVLGSIGRASLPQIYQVLINSPIGWREKDLERRLYMARRRLEQQLHHDKDFYVASLSGQVIVYKGLMMPADLPEFYLDLADIRLQSSICLFHQRFSTNTSPKWPLAQPFRYLAHNGEINTINGNRQWARARAYKFNAPLLPDLQQAAPFVNETGSDSSSLDNMLEMLLAGGMDLYRAMRLLIPPAWQSNPEMDEELKAFYDFNSMHMEPWDGPAGIVMTNGRHAACAVDRNGLRPSRYVITKDRILTLASEVGIWDYAPDEVIEKGRVGPGELLVLDTLNGQLYSSFEIDNDLKRRHPYKQWMAKNSQTLTPAEEIPAAEQGICEFSADQLLQYQKHFGYSREELEQVIWVLAHKGEEATGSMGDDTPMAVLSKKSRTVYDYFRQKFAQVTNPPIDPLREKHVMSLSTCVGREQNLFNETTGHAYRVMFNSPVLLYSDFNQLLALDSTYYRANTVDLNYDLSEGLEQAIIRICDEAERLARTGTTLLILSDRATGKSKQVIPAAMAVGAVQRILVDKSLRCDTNIVVETGSARDPHHFAVLLGFGATAIYPYLAYESISAMAKLNNIPENYQLMLNFRHGIDKGLRKIMSKMGISTVSSYRCSQQFEAIGIASKVVELCFKGVISRIEGASFTELEQDQILLHKQAFRAHLPLTQGGLLKYVEGGEYHCFNPDVVNTLQASLKERDYASYKKFTELVDKRPIATLRDLIAIKGELPAVALDSVESADTLYSRFDSAAMSIGALSPEAHEALAVAMNRLGGRSNSGEGGEDPSRFNSERNSKIKQIASGRFGVTAHYLMNAEVLQIKVAQGAKPGEGGQLPGHKVSVEIAALRNARPGVTLISPPPHHDIYSIEDLAQLIFDLKQINPKAMVSVKLVSEPGVGTIATGVAKAYADMITISGYDGGTGASPISSVKYAGSPWELGLAEVHQSLIENGLRHKIRLQVDGGLKTGQDVLKAALLGAESFGFGTVPMIALGCKYLRICHLNNCATGVATQNPQLRNEHYHGLPERVMTYFEFVAREIREGMAALGVTEFEDLIGRSEWLTTLEGQTTKQQGLNLKPILYTPKIPQGSAKTWRELNHTADKGELNIKLLDAARDAVIAGESFQARFDINNTDRSVGASLSGFIAQTVGKEGAKQPIQIKFNGTAGQSFGVWNCPGLELTLCGDGNDYVGKGMSGGKLTIHPPLGSTFQSERSAIIGNTCLYGASGGKMFAAGTAGERFAVRNSGAIVVVEGVGDNGCEYMTGGVVLVLGRTGVNFAAGMTGGFAYVFDRYARFHRRVNTEMVDTQKVSSPIHQHHLKGLIEEHLAETGSEHAKMLLADFENWIDCFVLVKPKNVPVSDLLKLEQSQPELAVVAG, encoded by the coding sequence ATGAGCTTGTATCACCCCAGTTTCGAGAGAGACAATTGTGGTTTTGGCCTGATAGCCCAGATGGATGGCGAACCTAGCCATCGCATAGTAAGAACTGCAATTCACGGCTTAGACCGTATGAAACACCGTGGCGGGATCGCTGCTGACGGGCGTACAGGCGACGGTTGCGGATTGTTGATGCAACTTCCTGTTAAATTTTTCGAAGCGATAGCCGCCGAGAACGACTGGCACCTCAGTCGTAAATTTGCCGTTGGCATGTTTTTCCTTAACCAAAATGAGCAATTAGCAGATCAGGCTAAACTCCTATTAGAGCGCGAACTGGAAAAAGAGACATTAAGTGTTGCAGGCTGGCGAAAGGTCCCGGTCAATGCTGATGTACTTGGTTCTATTGGGAGAGCGAGTCTACCTCAGATATATCAAGTACTCATTAACTCACCCATCGGTTGGCGAGAAAAAGATCTTGAACGTCGTCTCTATATGGCAAGACGTCGTTTGGAGCAACAACTTCACCACGATAAAGATTTCTATGTAGCCAGTCTATCTGGTCAAGTGATCGTCTATAAAGGCTTAATGATGCCTGCGGATCTACCAGAGTTTTACTTAGATCTTGCCGATATCAGACTGCAGAGCTCAATCTGCCTATTCCACCAAAGATTTTCGACTAACACCTCGCCAAAATGGCCACTGGCTCAACCTTTCAGGTATTTGGCCCATAACGGTGAAATTAATACCATTAACGGTAACAGACAGTGGGCCCGTGCCCGTGCGTATAAGTTTAACGCACCACTGTTACCGGATCTGCAACAAGCTGCTCCCTTTGTCAATGAGACCGGCTCAGACTCTTCTTCACTGGATAACATGCTTGAGATGTTGCTCGCTGGCGGTATGGATCTCTACCGAGCAATGCGTTTACTTATTCCACCAGCATGGCAGAGTAATCCTGAAATGGATGAGGAACTTAAAGCCTTCTACGATTTCAACTCCATGCATATGGAACCTTGGGACGGACCCGCAGGTATTGTGATGACCAACGGTCGACATGCTGCGTGTGCCGTAGATCGTAACGGCCTGCGCCCATCACGCTATGTGATCACCAAAGACAGGATCCTTACCTTAGCCTCAGAAGTGGGGATCTGGGACTATGCACCCGATGAGGTAATAGAAAAGGGCCGTGTCGGCCCGGGCGAGCTGTTAGTACTCGATACCCTAAACGGTCAACTTTACTCCTCATTTGAAATAGATAACGATCTCAAGCGCCGTCACCCCTACAAGCAGTGGATGGCAAAAAACAGTCAAACCCTGACTCCAGCGGAAGAGATCCCCGCAGCAGAGCAAGGGATATGTGAATTTAGCGCCGATCAACTGCTGCAATACCAAAAGCACTTTGGTTACTCACGAGAGGAGCTGGAACAGGTTATATGGGTTCTGGCCCATAAAGGGGAAGAAGCCACGGGCTCCATGGGTGATGACACCCCTATGGCCGTGCTCTCTAAGAAATCACGTACTGTATACGACTACTTTAGACAGAAATTTGCTCAGGTTACCAATCCACCTATCGATCCATTGAGAGAGAAGCATGTAATGTCACTCTCTACCTGCGTCGGTAGAGAGCAGAACCTATTTAATGAGACAACAGGGCATGCATATCGGGTGATGTTTAACTCCCCAGTGCTGCTTTATAGTGACTTTAATCAGTTGTTGGCACTCGACTCAACTTATTATCGCGCCAACACCGTGGACCTTAACTATGACCTTAGCGAAGGCCTTGAACAAGCGATTATCCGCATCTGTGATGAAGCTGAACGATTGGCTCGCACAGGCACAACATTATTGATATTGTCTGACCGTGCTACTGGCAAGTCGAAACAGGTCATTCCGGCTGCGATGGCCGTCGGAGCCGTTCAACGAATTCTTGTTGATAAGAGTTTGCGTTGTGACACCAACATCGTCGTAGAAACTGGCTCGGCCCGTGACCCACATCATTTCGCCGTACTGCTCGGCTTCGGAGCGACTGCAATCTACCCATATTTGGCCTATGAGAGCATCTCGGCAATGGCTAAACTCAATAATATTCCTGAAAATTATCAGTTAATGCTTAACTTCCGTCACGGCATAGATAAAGGCCTTAGGAAAATCATGTCAAAAATGGGGATCAGTACAGTTTCCTCATATCGTTGTAGCCAACAGTTCGAAGCCATAGGCATTGCCAGTAAGGTAGTTGAACTCTGTTTTAAAGGAGTCATCAGTCGTATCGAAGGTGCCAGTTTTACCGAACTGGAGCAAGATCAGATTCTCCTGCACAAACAGGCTTTTCGTGCCCACTTGCCATTGACCCAAGGCGGTTTACTGAAATATGTTGAAGGCGGTGAATATCATTGTTTCAATCCCGATGTGGTCAACACGCTACAGGCCAGCTTGAAAGAGAGAGATTATGCAAGCTATAAGAAATTTACCGAACTGGTTGATAAACGCCCCATAGCCACCTTACGTGATCTTATCGCGATAAAAGGCGAGCTACCAGCAGTGGCACTCGACAGTGTTGAATCGGCAGATACGCTTTACTCAAGGTTTGATAGCGCCGCCATGAGCATTGGTGCATTGAGTCCTGAGGCCCATGAAGCATTAGCCGTAGCAATGAACCGCCTAGGTGGCCGCTCTAACTCAGGCGAAGGCGGCGAAGATCCAAGCCGATTCAACTCTGAGCGAAATTCTAAAATCAAGCAGATCGCCTCTGGACGTTTTGGCGTTACCGCCCACTACTTGATGAATGCTGAAGTGTTGCAGATCAAGGTTGCACAGGGCGCAAAACCCGGTGAAGGCGGCCAACTACCTGGCCACAAAGTCAGTGTCGAAATCGCAGCCCTACGTAACGCAAGACCAGGGGTGACACTCATCTCACCACCGCCTCATCATGATATCTACTCGATTGAAGATCTGGCCCAGCTGATTTTTGACTTAAAGCAGATCAATCCAAAGGCTATGGTCTCCGTCAAGCTCGTGTCTGAGCCTGGTGTGGGAACTATAGCTACCGGTGTCGCCAAAGCTTATGCCGATATGATCACCATCTCTGGTTACGATGGCGGAACGGGTGCAAGCCCAATCTCGTCAGTTAAGTATGCCGGCAGTCCTTGGGAACTAGGATTGGCTGAAGTACACCAGTCTCTGATCGAAAATGGTTTAAGACACAAGATACGCCTACAGGTTGATGGAGGATTAAAAACCGGACAAGACGTGCTAAAAGCCGCCTTACTCGGCGCCGAAAGTTTTGGTTTCGGCACCGTCCCTATGATAGCCCTAGGTTGTAAGTACCTGCGTATTTGTCACCTTAATAACTGTGCCACAGGTGTAGCCACTCAGAACCCACAATTGAGAAATGAGCATTATCACGGCTTACCTGAGCGCGTTATGACCTATTTTGAGTTTGTGGCAAGAGAGATCCGTGAAGGCATGGCCGCGCTGGGTGTGACGGAATTTGAAGATCTTATCGGGCGCAGCGAATGGTTAACCACGCTAGAAGGGCAAACTACAAAACAGCAAGGATTGAATCTTAAACCGATTTTATATACGCCTAAAATACCTCAAGGCAGTGCAAAGACTTGGCGAGAGCTTAATCATACTGCCGATAAAGGTGAGCTTAATATCAAGCTACTCGACGCGGCACGTGATGCCGTTATTGCCGGAGAGTCATTTCAAGCCAGATTCGATATCAACAACACCGACCGCTCTGTGGGTGCATCGCTTTCAGGCTTTATCGCACAAACGGTAGGCAAGGAGGGAGCGAAGCAGCCGATACAGATCAAGTTCAACGGCACTGCAGGGCAAAGTTTCGGTGTCTGGAACTGTCCCGGTCTTGAACTCACCCTCTGTGGTGACGGAAATGATTATGTGGGCAAAGGCATGTCTGGTGGCAAACTCACGATACATCCACCTCTAGGCAGTACATTCCAAAGTGAACGCTCGGCCATTATTGGTAACACCTGTCTCTATGGTGCATCTGGCGGCAAAATGTTTGCAGCAGGAACTGCTGGAGAGCGCTTTGCCGTACGTAACTCAGGGGCTATTGTCGTCGTTGAAGGCGTCGGTGACAACGGTTGTGAATATATGACTGGTGGTGTGGTGCTTGTTCTAGGAAGAACAGGAGTTAACTTCGCAGCAGGTATGACAGGAGGCTTTGCCTATGTCTTTGACCGTTATGCACGTTTTCATCGTCGAGTGAACACTGAGATGGTTGATACTCAAAAGGTCAGCTCACCCATTCACCAGCACCATTTAAAAGGCTTGATCGAGGAACACTTAGCCGAAACAGGCAGTGAGCATGCCAAGATGTTGTTGGCTGATTTTGAGAATTGGATCGATTGCTTTGTCTTAGTCAAACCTAAAAATGTGCCGGTCTCAGATCTATTAAAGCTCGAGCAATCACAACCAGAACTAGCTGTAGTCGCGGGGTAA
- the betI gene encoding transcriptional regulator BetI, with amino-acid sequence MPRPPMKTVRQQQLIDATLVSVERHGLHNTTINTISGLAGLSSGLISHYFGGKQGLIEATQKYLLEQLKQALLSRTLGKTMQPIERLQAIVEANFTELQRSRPATKTWLSFWSQAMHEQGLARLQHINSQRLYSNLLFSFKQRLPNVDAINAAKQTAAMIDGFWLRSALSPAPEKEFEQAQILCKAFIKAVCMQYGENRCH; translated from the coding sequence ATGCCACGCCCGCCAATGAAAACCGTCCGACAACAACAGCTCATCGACGCCACACTGGTCTCTGTTGAACGTCATGGTTTACACAATACGACAATCAACACCATTAGCGGCTTAGCAGGTTTATCATCGGGCTTAATTAGCCATTACTTCGGTGGTAAGCAAGGCTTAATTGAAGCAACCCAGAAATACCTGCTTGAACAACTTAAACAGGCGTTGTTAAGTCGTACACTCGGTAAAACGATGCAACCTATTGAGCGGTTGCAGGCGATTGTTGAAGCAAACTTCACCGAGCTACAACGTTCAAGACCAGCAACAAAGACCTGGCTGAGCTTTTGGTCACAAGCCATGCATGAACAAGGACTTGCCAGACTTCAGCATATCAACAGTCAACGTTTATATAGCAACTTGTTGTTCTCTTTTAAACAGCGACTTCCCAATGTCGATGCCATCAACGCAGCGAAACAAACTGCCGCCATGATCGATGGCTTCTGGCTACGCAGTGCATTAAGCCCCGCACCGGAAAAAGAGTTCGAACAGGCCCAAATCTTATGTAAAGCCTTTATCAAGGCAGTGTGCATGCAGTACGGAGAAAACCGATGTCACTAG